One Thalassotalea atypica DNA window includes the following coding sequences:
- a CDS encoding GMC family oxidoreductase, with translation MNKFDYIIVGGGSAGCVLADKLSACGNYQVCLLEAGPKDSSWLIHLPIGVVELMKSKTLNWLYNSSPENTQHQRQIFNPRGKTLGGSSSVNAMLYVRGQKEDYDHWESLGNKGWAYKDVLPYFRATQHQERGESEYHGINGGLNVTESHSKLPIFDDFITAAQQAGYQPNDDFNGKDQEGVGYFQVTQKNGLRCSAAKAFLTPNLARPNLTVLTDVLVEKVLVEEKQAIGVQFTKKGKIKQIYAHKEVILSAGAFGSPQLLMLSGIGPKIELSKHNIEVLHELDGVGQNLQEHVDVLVVNKTNRTDVIAYRPVALAKLSSHLFKFLHSRSGVLTTSVAEAGGFIKSEPDLDRPDLQIHFIPAAMDDHGRNLKLMCQYGVAMHSCLLRPKSRGSVTLFGSNPKLHPNINLNMLSDESDQKIMIKAVRAMRDIFEQPALKQDLGSEVFPGQDCQSDDEILEFLKEKANTIYHPVGTCKMGHDALAVVDDELRVHGIDNLRVVDASIMPTLISGNTNAPTIMIGAKAADMILSDAC, from the coding sequence ATGAACAAATTTGACTATATTATTGTCGGTGGCGGCTCTGCCGGCTGTGTATTAGCCGATAAGTTATCTGCTTGTGGTAATTATCAAGTTTGCTTACTTGAAGCAGGTCCTAAAGACAGCTCTTGGTTGATCCACCTACCCATCGGCGTTGTTGAGTTGATGAAAAGTAAAACACTCAACTGGCTTTACAATTCATCCCCTGAAAACACACAACATCAACGACAAATATTTAACCCTCGCGGAAAAACTCTCGGCGGTAGTAGTTCTGTTAATGCAATGCTTTATGTTCGTGGCCAAAAAGAAGATTATGATCATTGGGAAAGTTTGGGTAACAAAGGATGGGCTTATAAAGACGTTTTACCCTACTTCAGAGCGACACAACATCAAGAGCGTGGTGAAAGTGAATATCACGGTATCAATGGCGGCCTAAATGTCACTGAGTCACATTCAAAATTACCAATATTTGATGACTTTATTACCGCCGCTCAGCAAGCAGGTTATCAACCAAATGATGATTTTAACGGTAAAGACCAAGAAGGTGTTGGCTATTTTCAGGTGACCCAAAAGAATGGCCTTCGTTGTAGCGCTGCCAAAGCTTTTTTAACGCCTAATCTTGCTCGCCCCAACCTAACGGTGCTCACAGATGTGTTAGTTGAAAAAGTACTTGTAGAAGAGAAGCAAGCAATCGGCGTACAATTTACGAAGAAAGGAAAAATAAAGCAAATCTACGCACATAAAGAAGTTATTTTAAGTGCCGGAGCTTTTGGCTCTCCGCAGTTATTAATGCTTTCAGGTATAGGGCCTAAAATCGAATTATCAAAGCACAATATTGAAGTATTGCATGAGCTTGATGGTGTAGGTCAAAACCTGCAAGAACATGTTGACGTTTTAGTCGTTAATAAAACCAATAGAACTGATGTTATCGCCTATCGCCCTGTCGCACTTGCCAAATTATCTAGCCATCTATTTAAATTCTTGCATAGCCGTTCAGGAGTACTTACAACGTCCGTGGCAGAAGCTGGTGGTTTTATAAAGTCTGAGCCAGATTTGGATCGACCAGATCTGCAAATTCATTTTATTCCTGCTGCAATGGATGACCACGGCAGAAATTTGAAGCTGATGTGCCAATATGGCGTAGCAATGCACAGCTGCTTGTTGCGTCCAAAAAGCAGAGGCTCTGTGACTTTGTTCGGCAGTAACCCTAAACTGCACCCTAACATCAATTTGAACATGCTCAGTGACGAAAGCGATCAAAAAATCATGATCAAAGCAGTCAGAGCAATGCGAGACATATTTGAGCAACCTGCCCTAAAACAAGATTTAGGTAGCGAAGTTTTTCCAGGACAAGACTGTCAATCTGATGATGAAATTTTGGAGTTCTTGAAGGAAAAAGCCAACACCATTTACCACCCTGTTGGCACCTGCAAAATGGGTCATGATGCACTCGCCGTTGTCGATGATGAATTAAGAGTACATGGCATTGACAATCTTCGTGTCGTCGATGCGTCAATCATGCCGACATTGATCAGTGGCAACACCAATGCGCCCACCATTATGATTGGAGCTAAAGCGGCGGATATGATTTTATCTGACGCTTGTTGA
- a CDS encoding dipeptidyl-peptidase 3 family protein: MKLTKIAAVVLLATGALTACGEKTAPATPSSKLVENYQDRLDIYKTVTLSADLSHLTSNQKQMVSLLIDASKIMDDLFWKQAFGLDKEAFLANIADPKVRAFADINYGPWDRLDGDKVFLSGFKEKSHGAQMYPTDMTKAEFEQQDFNDKTGLYSIVRRDEQGKLSTIAYSEEYSDEVNRAAAILEQAAKFAEDKEFANYLNMRAKALKTDDYQASDFAWMDMKNNPIDVVIGPIETYEDQLYGYRAAFESYVLIKDMSWSEKLAKYAAFLPELQRELPVKKQYKQETPGSDADLNAYDVVYYAGHSNAGSKTIAINLPNDEQVQLEKGTRRLQLKNAMRAKFDAIMLPIAETLIVPEQRKNVTFTGFFANTMFHEVAHGLGIKNTINDKGTVRQALKEHASALEEGKADVLGLYMVKQLLAKGAITEGKLEDYYTTFMAGIFRSVRFGASSAHGKANMVRFNYFQEQGAFSRNEQGLYRVDIEKMTAAIDSLSELILTLQGNGDYQGVENLVNEKGIIKDDLASSLAKLEAASIPVDIVFDQGKQVLGLK, encoded by the coding sequence CACCATCTTCTAAACTTGTCGAAAATTACCAAGATAGACTCGATATATACAAAACAGTTACGCTCAGCGCTGATTTAAGCCACCTGACCAGCAATCAAAAACAAATGGTTAGCTTGCTGATTGATGCGTCTAAAATTATGGATGATTTGTTTTGGAAGCAAGCATTCGGGTTAGACAAAGAAGCTTTTCTCGCAAATATTGCAGATCCTAAAGTAAGAGCCTTTGCGGATATTAACTATGGTCCTTGGGATCGTTTAGATGGAGACAAAGTATTCCTTAGTGGCTTTAAAGAAAAAAGCCACGGCGCACAAATGTACCCAACCGACATGACAAAAGCAGAATTTGAACAGCAAGACTTCAATGACAAAACAGGTCTCTATTCAATCGTAAGACGCGACGAACAGGGCAAGCTTTCAACTATTGCATACTCTGAAGAGTACAGCGATGAAGTGAATCGCGCTGCCGCTATTCTTGAACAGGCAGCTAAGTTTGCAGAAGACAAAGAATTTGCTAATTACCTAAACATGCGTGCAAAAGCGCTTAAAACAGACGATTATCAAGCGTCTGACTTTGCATGGATGGACATGAAGAATAATCCTATTGACGTTGTTATAGGTCCAATAGAGACGTATGAAGACCAATTATACGGCTACCGCGCAGCATTTGAATCTTATGTATTAATCAAAGATATGTCTTGGAGCGAAAAGTTAGCTAAATACGCCGCATTTTTACCTGAACTTCAACGTGAGTTACCCGTTAAAAAGCAATACAAGCAAGAAACTCCTGGCTCTGACGCTGACTTAAACGCATATGACGTGGTTTATTATGCGGGCCACTCAAATGCGGGTAGTAAAACTATCGCGATCAACTTGCCAAATGATGAGCAAGTACAGCTGGAAAAAGGGACTCGTCGTTTACAGCTTAAAAATGCCATGCGTGCAAAGTTTGATGCGATCATGCTACCAATCGCTGAAACGCTTATTGTGCCAGAGCAACGTAAAAACGTAACCTTTACAGGATTTTTTGCTAATACTATGTTCCACGAAGTCGCTCATGGTTTAGGTATCAAAAACACTATTAATGATAAAGGTACCGTTCGCCAAGCATTGAAAGAACATGCATCAGCATTGGAAGAAGGCAAGGCCGATGTACTAGGCTTGTACATGGTGAAGCAACTGCTAGCCAAAGGCGCTATCACTGAAGGAAAGTTAGAAGATTATTACACTACTTTTATGGCTGGAATATTCCGCTCAGTACGTTTTGGCGCAAGCTCAGCTCATGGTAAAGCCAACATGGTTCGCTTTAATTACTTTCAAGAGCAAGGCGCTTTTAGCCGTAACGAGCAAGGTCTTTACCGTGTAGATATCGAAAAGATGACCGCAGCTATTGATTCACTGTCAGAGCTTATCTTGACTCTACAAGGAAACGGCGATTACCAAGGCGTTGAAAATCTTGTGAATGAAAAAGGCATCATCAAAGATGACCTGGCAAGTAGTTTGGCAAAACTTGAAGCAGCTAGCATTCCGGTGGATATTGTTTTTGACCAAGGTAAGCAAGTCTTAGGTTTAAAATAA